One genomic segment of Mycolicibacterium gilvum includes these proteins:
- the mbp1 gene encoding microaggregate-binding protein 1, with translation MADSNSGPAEGIKGAVEGVKGKAKEAIGAVTGNDSLTEEGKAQQDKADAQRDVAQKEAEAEAARGEAKTHEARQKAAE, from the coding sequence ATGGCAGACAGCAACAGCGGCCCCGCCGAAGGCATCAAGGGCGCCGTCGAAGGAGTCAAGGGCAAGGCCAAAGAGGCCATCGGCGCGGTGACCGGCAACGACAGCCTCACTGAAGAGGGCAAGGCCCAGCAGGACAAGGCCGACGCCCAACGCGACGTCGCCCAAAAGGAAGCCGAAGCCGAAGCCGCCCGCGGTGAAGCCAAGACCCACGAAGCACGCCAGAAAGCCGCCGAGTAG
- a CDS encoding PAS domain-containing protein, translating into MEIMMKTIDRGALADRRVDGQRGFSGSARGFPVPQLGSVRFLFDEARWDWSPTVAHIHGYRLGTTAPDTGQLLSHIHPDDRSHVESLLQRLWRTPQPFSTHHRIIDTHNRVHDVVVIGAPIYRSGGDRAAVGMQCSCVDLTAATSPADAVREQPRSTAEYGYTDDEDRRRRIRAATRC; encoded by the coding sequence ATGGAGATCATGATGAAGACAATCGACAGGGGGGCACTGGCAGATCGACGCGTCGATGGCCAGCGCGGTTTCTCCGGCTCCGCGCGCGGGTTTCCGGTGCCGCAGCTGGGGTCGGTGCGCTTTCTCTTCGATGAGGCGCGGTGGGACTGGTCGCCCACCGTCGCGCATATCCACGGCTACCGACTGGGAACGACGGCACCCGATACCGGGCAGCTGTTGAGCCACATCCATCCCGATGACCGCAGCCACGTCGAAAGTCTTCTCCAACGGCTATGGCGCACGCCGCAACCGTTCAGCACCCACCACCGCATCATCGACACCCACAACCGAGTGCACGACGTGGTCGTAATCGGGGCGCCGATCTACCGCAGCGGCGGTGACCGCGCTGCGGTGGGAATGCAATGCTCCTGCGTTGACCTCACCGCAGCCACTTCCCCCGCCGATGCCGTGCGCGAGCAGCCGCGCAGTACGGCGGAATACGGCTACACCGATGATGAGGATCGGCGACGCCGGATCCGCGCCGCCACACGATGCTGA
- a CDS encoding GlsB/YeaQ/YmgE family stress response membrane protein has product MIGTIIGAIVVGLIVGVLARLVMPGKQNIGVIMTVLLGAIGSFLGTWVSYKLGYSNQNGGFKIIPFLVGIIFAVLLIAGYLGITGRRGTRTR; this is encoded by the coding sequence GTGATCGGAACCATCATCGGCGCGATCGTCGTCGGACTCATCGTCGGCGTGCTGGCCCGACTCGTCATGCCCGGCAAACAGAACATCGGCGTCATCATGACCGTGCTGCTCGGTGCGATCGGCTCCTTCCTGGGTACCTGGGTGTCCTACAAACTCGGCTACTCCAACCAGAACGGCGGCTTCAAAATCATCCCGTTCCTGGTCGGCATCATCTTCGCGGTCCTGCTCATCGCCGGCTACCTCGGCATCACCGGCCGCCGCGGCACCCGCACCCGTTAG
- a CDS encoding RNA polymerase sigma factor, which translates to MEPPPRAAAAAATRLGDRTLAAAAALGERAAFETIVHRYGPMLYGYVRRMVVDGGAVDDVVQETLVAAWRQMDRYRGEASLKTWLFRICDRKIIDSRRVRYAEPIDDRLLDPVDGAADADPAVVLSNTEFLASLERALAELPVRQRASWVLREIDGLTFPEIAVTLNLSPGAVRGHHHRAQSTLRQRMQRWQR; encoded by the coding sequence GTGGAACCCCCACCCCGTGCAGCTGCTGCGGCGGCCACACGTTTAGGTGACCGGACATTGGCCGCCGCCGCAGCGTTGGGCGAACGCGCAGCGTTCGAGACGATCGTGCACCGCTACGGCCCGATGCTCTACGGCTACGTGCGGCGCATGGTCGTTGACGGCGGTGCGGTCGACGACGTGGTGCAGGAGACGCTCGTGGCCGCCTGGCGCCAAATGGACCGCTACCGCGGCGAGGCGAGTCTCAAAACCTGGCTCTTCCGCATCTGTGACCGCAAGATCATCGACTCGCGGCGGGTCCGCTACGCCGAACCGATCGATGACCGCCTCCTCGATCCCGTCGACGGAGCCGCCGACGCCGACCCGGCCGTGGTGCTGTCCAACACCGAATTCCTGGCCTCATTGGAGCGCGCCCTGGCCGAACTCCCGGTCCGCCAACGCGCATCATGGGTGCTACGCGAGATCGATGGCTTGACGTTCCCCGAGATCGCAGTGACCCTGAATCTGAGTCCCGGCGCAGTGCGTGGACACCACCACCGGGCTCAATCAACCCTTCGACAAAGGATGCAGCGGTGGCAGCGATGA
- a CDS encoding low temperature requirement protein A, with protein MIAPPVLATDDTRSASRLELFFDLAYVLVVAQLASRWASDMSWKAAAEFAGLFTVVWWSWVTTTLYANRFASNDVLYRLTKLAIMGAVVVMAGSATTATTTDANIFAGGYLATRILLMGLYLRALRHVHQARPTMAIYSACIAVGIGAWATSLAVDGAVKLALWAVGIAVEALAPVLASRYGSNVPVHVEHLPERFGLLVILVLGESIAAVATGLHDSHWNRPSLLPAACGFILAAAAWWVYFDLGGKAAQGHLQHGRDPQSSGAADRYVYGHLPLTFGLAVLGVGIEQLVLHPGGDVSTTGRWALTIGFTAFLLGTTIVLAGTAHSWRAGWPWPAAAIPGVLALGVLAQRWTSLSAVLLTSAACLTVITGLAVRAKSGQQRAAPPE; from the coding sequence TTGATCGCGCCGCCGGTCTTGGCGACTGACGACACCCGCAGCGCCTCTCGCCTCGAATTGTTCTTCGACTTGGCTTACGTTCTGGTGGTCGCGCAGCTGGCGTCCCGATGGGCCAGCGACATGTCGTGGAAGGCCGCGGCGGAGTTCGCCGGGCTGTTCACTGTCGTGTGGTGGTCGTGGGTAACCACCACGCTTTATGCCAACCGTTTCGCCAGTAACGATGTGCTGTACCGACTGACCAAGTTAGCCATCATGGGTGCGGTGGTGGTGATGGCCGGCAGCGCGACCACGGCAACGACAACAGATGCCAACATCTTCGCCGGCGGCTACCTGGCCACCCGCATCCTGCTGATGGGCCTGTACCTGCGCGCCTTACGTCACGTGCATCAGGCCCGCCCAACCATGGCGATCTACAGCGCCTGCATAGCCGTCGGGATCGGCGCCTGGGCGACGTCGTTAGCCGTTGACGGCGCTGTGAAGCTCGCCCTGTGGGCCGTGGGGATCGCGGTCGAGGCGCTGGCGCCGGTGCTGGCGAGCCGGTATGGATCCAACGTCCCGGTTCACGTCGAGCACCTCCCGGAGCGGTTCGGCCTGCTGGTCATTCTGGTGCTCGGGGAATCCATCGCCGCGGTGGCGACCGGTCTGCACGATTCGCACTGGAACCGGCCGTCACTGTTACCGGCGGCGTGCGGGTTTATCCTCGCCGCGGCCGCCTGGTGGGTGTACTTCGACCTCGGCGGCAAGGCCGCCCAAGGCCACCTGCAACACGGCCGGGATCCCCAAAGCAGCGGCGCCGCTGACCGCTACGTGTACGGCCATCTCCCGCTCACCTTCGGATTGGCTGTGCTGGGCGTCGGGATCGAGCAGCTGGTGCTACATCCGGGTGGGGACGTGTCCACCACCGGGCGGTGGGCGTTGACGATCGGTTTCACCGCCTTCCTCCTCGGCACGACCATCGTGCTCGCCGGGACAGCGCATTCCTGGCGAGCGGGCTGGCCATGGCCGGCCGCGGCGATTCCTGGTGTCCTTGCCCTGGGTGTCCTCGCCCAACGCTGGACAAGTTTGTCTGCGGTGCTGCTGACCAGCGCCGCCTGCCTCACCGTGATCACCGGACTTGCTGTCCGGGCGAAATCCGGGCAGCAGCGCGCCGCGCCCCCCGAATGA
- a CDS encoding TetR/AcrR family transcriptional regulator, translated as MSREVIVEAALTFIDQHGLARLTMRRLGGACGVEAMALYRYVRGRGDLLTGVVDHIVDRLHADHLAARYQHDSWQDYLLRLAHGVRQIALDHPQVFPLLASEAPEAPWVRPPLRSLRWMETFLDTLISYGFDDVAAVAAYRTYTASLLGQLLLEISARGAHLHPDQTVLNQRRASGDLSKYPHLQRLEMMLSADHSATEFENMLESVLDRLERLVEGQHCWPMDR; from the coding sequence CTGAGCCGCGAGGTCATCGTCGAGGCGGCCCTGACCTTCATCGATCAGCACGGCCTGGCCCGATTGACGATGCGCCGGCTGGGCGGGGCGTGCGGCGTGGAAGCAATGGCGCTGTACCGGTATGTGCGCGGCCGCGGCGACTTGTTGACCGGGGTGGTCGACCATATCGTGGACCGACTCCATGCCGACCACCTCGCCGCACGGTACCAACACGACAGCTGGCAGGACTATCTGCTGCGGCTGGCCCATGGGGTCCGTCAGATCGCGCTCGATCATCCCCAGGTGTTTCCGTTGCTGGCCTCCGAAGCGCCGGAGGCGCCGTGGGTGCGTCCCCCGCTGCGGAGTCTGCGCTGGATGGAGACCTTCCTGGACACCTTGATCTCCTATGGTTTCGACGATGTCGCCGCGGTCGCGGCCTACCGCACCTACACCGCGTCGCTGCTGGGGCAGCTGTTGTTGGAGATTTCTGCCCGCGGGGCTCACCTGCATCCCGACCAGACCGTTCTGAACCAGCGGCGCGCCAGCGGTGATCTGTCGAAGTATCCTCATCTGCAACGACTGGAGATGATGCTGTCAGCAGATCACAGCGCCACCGAGTTCGAGAACATGCTCGAATCCGTTCTGGACCGGCTCGAACGTCTCGTCGAGGGGCAGCACTGCTGGCCGATGGACCGGTGA
- a CDS encoding Asp23/Gls24 family envelope stress response protein — MTLGGAATPAPREPAERLAAAVLAVPGVAALHPGMFGEVGTYLPGRRVAGIRVTDEAVDVHVVIVFGAAVRETAAAVRATVGRLHPGVTVNVTVEDVAPAVDTRSR; from the coding sequence ATGACCCTGGGGGGTGCGGCGACGCCGGCACCGCGGGAGCCCGCCGAGCGGCTCGCCGCGGCGGTCCTGGCGGTGCCCGGCGTCGCCGCGTTGCACCCCGGCATGTTCGGCGAGGTCGGCACCTATCTGCCGGGACGCCGTGTCGCGGGGATCCGGGTCACCGACGAGGCCGTCGACGTTCATGTGGTGATCGTGTTTGGTGCCGCCGTGCGGGAGACCGCCGCCGCGGTGCGCGCCACCGTCGGGCGCCTGCATCCAGGCGTCACGGTCAACGTCACCGTTGAAGATGTCGCCCCAGCGGTGGACACGAGATCGCGGTGA
- a CDS encoding DUF6286 domain-containing protein, with amino-acid sequence MTVPEHLEHLPSAPSAPGVLHNGTRQPAATPQTPAAAPPPLAPAAAHYVGVISALLLIAAGAVGIRDGIAAAGWISGPSWTRAAIDWFDGQSAHGWMVPVGVIAALAGLVLIGAALSPRRRKAIPVTAQTSVYLDVCDTAKLAGAAARVVPGVTKATASASRRAVKVTARTTGPDVTKDTIAGAVRTALQPLSSTPRISVRTRVERP; translated from the coding sequence ATGACCGTCCCCGAACACCTCGAACACCTTCCTTCGGCACCGTCGGCGCCCGGGGTCCTTCACAACGGCACCCGCCAACCCGCCGCGACGCCGCAGACACCGGCCGCTGCGCCCCCGCCCCTGGCCCCGGCGGCTGCGCACTATGTCGGCGTAATCAGCGCGCTGCTGCTGATCGCCGCTGGTGCGGTCGGTATCCGCGATGGAATCGCCGCCGCCGGCTGGATCAGCGGACCGTCGTGGACCCGCGCCGCCATTGACTGGTTCGACGGTCAATCCGCGCACGGCTGGATGGTGCCCGTCGGCGTGATCGCCGCTCTGGCCGGGCTGGTCCTGATCGGCGCCGCGCTGTCCCCGCGCCGCCGCAAGGCCATCCCCGTCACCGCGCAGACCAGTGTGTACCTCGACGTGTGCGACACCGCGAAACTGGCCGGCGCCGCCGCCCGCGTGGTGCCCGGAGTCACCAAGGCCACCGCCTCAGCCAGCCGCCGCGCCGTCAAAGTGACCGCCCGCACCACCGGACCCGACGTCACCAAAGACACCATCGCCGGCGCGGTCCGTACCGCGCTGCAACCACTGTCCTCAACACCGCGGATCTCGGTGCGCACCCGAGTGGAAAGGCCCTAA
- a CDS encoding discoidin domain-containing protein — translation MTVAAVAILLVALAGVNYLTTDVNPPAPATPATAAPPPPPSQAPLNRDTILSGATASDVCPRDPNYSDANRAFDSDFNTAWVCTRAKNQDGQQIQIDFGRQVTLTQIRIIGGFDATAPDGTDQWSKHRIVTKLEVYFPKDLRRDPVTIDTGGARDWRFIALNPPATVSKLLIRVAETSPPPQPATPTSETASPNPDEVTSVAMSEIQFIGIDGQAPPP, via the coding sequence ATGACCGTCGCCGCGGTCGCGATCCTGTTAGTCGCCCTGGCCGGCGTCAACTACCTCACCACCGACGTCAATCCGCCGGCACCGGCGACGCCGGCCACCGCGGCTCCACCACCACCACCCAGCCAGGCACCGCTCAACCGCGACACGATCCTGTCCGGGGCCACCGCCTCCGACGTCTGCCCCCGCGACCCCAACTATTCGGACGCCAACCGCGCGTTCGACAGCGACTTCAACACCGCGTGGGTGTGCACCCGCGCCAAGAACCAGGACGGCCAGCAGATCCAGATCGACTTCGGCCGGCAAGTCACGCTGACCCAGATCCGCATCATCGGCGGCTTCGACGCCACCGCACCCGACGGCACCGACCAGTGGTCCAAGCACCGCATCGTCACCAAACTCGAGGTGTACTTCCCGAAAGACCTCAGGCGAGACCCGGTGACAATCGACACCGGCGGCGCCCGCGACTGGCGATTCATCGCCTTGAACCCGCCGGCCACCGTCAGCAAATTGCTTATCCGCGTCGCTGAAACGTCTCCACCGCCCCAACCAGCAACGCCGACAAGTGAAACCGCCTCACCCAACCCGGACGAAGTGACCTCGGTAGCAATGTCGGAGATACAGTTCATCGGTATCGACGGACAGGCACCCCCACCCTGA
- the thrC gene encoding threonine synthase, which yields MTATAAATRCPWPGILTAYADRLPTETGWAAVTLAEGATPLLPAPRLSALTGCTVALKVEGLNPTGSFKDRGMTVALTAAVASGAEAVLCASTGNTAASAAAYAARAGITCAVLVPHGNIAAGKLAQAVMHGATVIHVAGSFDDCLTLARAVTADDPAIALVNSINPYRIAGQKTAAYEVVESLGGAPDVHVLPVGNGGNITAYWQGYTDYHREGLTDKLPRMLGVQAAGAAPLVRGEPVTEPDTVATAIRIGAPAAWTSAVEAQHASGGAFLAVDDTDILAAYRTVARLEGLFVEPASAASIAGLLRAAEQGWIPRGSTVVCTLTGNGLKDPATALHGLPPISAVPAHTAAVRAAIHATDPGEQRR from the coding sequence ATGACCGCAACCGCCGCTGCCACCCGCTGCCCGTGGCCGGGAATCCTCACCGCCTACGCTGACCGGCTGCCGACGGAAACCGGTTGGGCCGCGGTCACTCTCGCGGAGGGGGCCACCCCGCTGCTGCCGGCGCCCCGGCTGTCCGCGCTCACCGGGTGCACGGTGGCGCTCAAGGTCGAAGGCCTCAACCCCACCGGGTCGTTCAAAGACCGCGGCATGACGGTGGCCCTCACCGCGGCGGTGGCCAGCGGCGCCGAAGCGGTGCTGTGCGCCTCGACCGGTAACACCGCCGCCTCAGCCGCAGCATATGCCGCGCGCGCGGGCATCACCTGCGCGGTGCTGGTACCGCACGGCAACATCGCCGCCGGCAAACTCGCGCAAGCGGTCATGCACGGCGCCACCGTCATTCACGTCGCGGGCTCGTTCGACGACTGCCTCACCCTGGCTCGCGCCGTGACCGCAGACGATCCGGCGATCGCGTTGGTGAACTCCATCAACCCTTATCGCATCGCCGGTCAGAAGACCGCCGCCTATGAGGTCGTCGAATCCCTGGGCGGCGCCCCGGACGTGCACGTGCTGCCGGTGGGCAACGGCGGCAACATCACCGCCTACTGGCAGGGCTACACCGACTACCATCGTGAAGGGCTCACCGACAAGCTGCCCCGCATGCTGGGCGTGCAGGCCGCCGGCGCAGCCCCGCTGGTGCGCGGTGAGCCGGTCACCGAGCCCGACACCGTCGCCACCGCCATCCGCATCGGCGCACCGGCGGCCTGGACCTCCGCTGTCGAGGCCCAACACGCCTCGGGTGGCGCGTTCCTCGCCGTCGACGACACCGACATCCTGGCCGCCTACCGTACGGTGGCGCGCCTAGAAGGCCTGTTCGTCGAGCCAGCCTCTGCGGCCAGCATCGCGGGCCTGCTGAGGGCAGCTGAGCAGGGCTGGATCCCCCGCGGATCGACCGTGGTATGCACACTGACCGGCAACGGCCTCAAAGACCCCGCCACGGCACTGCACGGGCTACCCCCGATCAGCGCGGTCCCCGCCCACACCGCCGCCGTCCGGGCCGCCATCCACGCCACCGACCCCGGCGAGCAGCGGCGATGA
- a CDS encoding recombinase family protein — MASGARARRPGLDELVAAVVAGDTVVVTRLDRLGRSLPHLLGLVENLAAAGVGLRSLAEEIDTSSATGRLVLHVFGALAEFERGINHERTMGGLAAARARGRIGGRPPALRGRRLAHARKLAAAGMPVAEIADTLLVGRSTVYRALNGSREQDGEEMTSSPIDRVWSVRDAVLKWLYLKAMVDGNRHPVLKADDIANAVEWQGDSLTQQEVAEASEWLRDQEYISGTASWGHGVVRPSITAKGEALADAGKSVRGGNAPADPQGATTIHISNSANVAIGSPGATQTYTVAEQIKRALAVADALEAAADGPPEAVEHAHQIAVEIKREAAEPQPNPSRLKQLLLYAITAGVGALGQTAATDLVHLASQALQTF, encoded by the coding sequence GTGGCCTCTGGGGCCCGTGCGCGCCGCCCGGGCCTGGATGAACTGGTGGCGGCCGTCGTCGCGGGCGACACCGTGGTTGTTACGCGGCTGGATCGGCTAGGCCGTTCGCTGCCGCATCTCCTCGGCCTGGTGGAAAATCTGGCGGCCGCCGGGGTAGGGCTACGGTCGCTGGCCGAGGAGATCGACACCAGCAGCGCCACCGGCCGGCTGGTGTTGCATGTGTTTGGGGCGCTCGCCGAGTTCGAGCGCGGCATTAACCACGAACGCACGATGGGGGGCCTGGCCGCCGCGCGTGCTCGAGGCCGCATTGGCGGCCGACCGCCGGCGTTGAGGGGGCGCCGACTGGCTCACGCGCGAAAGCTGGCCGCCGCCGGTATGCCGGTGGCCGAGATCGCTGACACCTTGCTGGTCGGGCGCTCGACGGTGTACCGGGCTCTGAATGGAAGCAGAGAACAAGATGGGGAAGAGATGACGAGTAGTCCGATTGACCGGGTATGGAGCGTGCGGGACGCGGTCCTGAAATGGCTGTATCTCAAGGCGATGGTCGATGGCAACAGACACCCGGTGCTGAAGGCCGACGACATCGCGAATGCCGTTGAGTGGCAAGGCGACTCGCTGACACAACAAGAGGTCGCGGAGGCCTCTGAGTGGCTTCGGGACCAGGAGTACATCAGTGGCACCGCATCTTGGGGCCATGGTGTGGTGCGCCCATCCATCACCGCCAAGGGCGAGGCGCTAGCTGATGCGGGAAAGTCGGTGCGGGGCGGTAACGCGCCGGCAGACCCACAGGGAGCGACCACGATTCACATCAGTAACAGCGCCAATGTCGCTATCGGCAGCCCTGGCGCAACCCAGACGTACACGGTGGCCGAGCAGATTAAAAGAGCGCTGGCGGTTGCCGACGCCCTAGAGGCGGCCGCGGATGGGCCTCCTGAAGCAGTGGAGCACGCCCATCAGATCGCCGTGGAGATCAAAAGGGAAGCCGCTGAGCCTCAACCAAATCCCAGCCGGTTAAAGCAGCTTCTCCTTTACGCCATCACGGCTGGCGTCGGCGCCCTGGGCCAAACTGCCGCGACAGATTTGGTTCATCTGGCGAGCCAAGCGCTGCAAACGTTTTGA
- a CDS encoding STAS domain-containing protein: MTVVSNADFGAEPLRIGYDYLGTLDFGIYGDGCLLLFGELFGRHFRRVDELMAETIAVSGPGCRSVIVDVSAVTWFSPCAVEALQRLVANGERDGIAIALVAIPGAEAYRALKAAGLKVLHSPSRE; encoded by the coding sequence ATGACCGTCGTGTCGAACGCGGACTTCGGGGCCGAGCCGTTGAGAATCGGATACGACTACTTGGGCACGCTCGACTTCGGCATCTACGGCGACGGCTGTCTGCTTCTGTTCGGAGAGCTTTTCGGTCGCCACTTCCGCAGGGTGGATGAGCTGATGGCCGAGACAATCGCCGTTTCCGGTCCGGGGTGCCGTTCGGTGATCGTGGATGTCAGTGCTGTGACGTGGTTCAGCCCCTGCGCGGTGGAGGCGCTTCAACGTCTCGTTGCGAACGGCGAGCGCGACGGCATCGCCATCGCGTTGGTTGCGATTCCCGGTGCAGAAGCCTATCGCGCGTTGAAAGCTGCGGGCCTGAAGGTGCTGCACAGTCCATCGCGCGAATGA
- a CDS encoding Asp23/Gls24 family envelope stress response protein has translation MADTPPSVGRDPGERGSLTVHDRVAEQIAAKAALDTAGVQFHASGLDKLTGRTTPKTQVSIAGDRVRATVDIAVPWSYHLGAVGAAVRANVTFALSHLAGLQVDGVDVAVAAVTTPAATTRKRVQ, from the coding sequence GTGGCTGACACCCCGCCATCGGTCGGCCGCGATCCCGGGGAGCGGGGCTCGTTGACCGTGCACGACCGGGTTGCCGAACAGATCGCCGCCAAGGCGGCTCTGGACACCGCCGGAGTGCAGTTCCATGCCAGCGGCCTGGACAAGCTGACCGGACGCACGACCCCGAAGACCCAGGTCAGCATTGCCGGTGACCGCGTGCGCGCCACAGTCGACATCGCGGTGCCCTGGAGTTATCACCTCGGCGCGGTCGGTGCCGCGGTGCGGGCCAACGTGACCTTCGCGCTGTCGCACCTGGCCGGACTGCAGGTCGACGGGGTCGACGTGGCCGTCGCCGCGGTCACCACTCCCGCCGCCACCACCCGAAAGCGGGTCCAATGA
- a CDS encoding Asp23/Gls24 family envelope stress response protein: MTSTQPTATAPKSPAVTAADSALTSSQGKTTIADTVVSKIAGLSAREVNGVFDLGGGASRIVGQLRERIPGATVNHSQGVSVEVGEKQAAIDLEIVAEYGVAIADLANGIRRNVIAAIEKMTGLEVTEVNITVNDVHVEDDSDDDTSTDSSRPARVQ; the protein is encoded by the coding sequence ATGACGAGCACCCAACCGACTGCGACCGCCCCGAAGTCCCCGGCGGTGACCGCCGCCGATTCGGCGTTGACCTCCTCGCAGGGCAAGACCACGATCGCCGACACGGTGGTCTCCAAGATCGCCGGCCTGTCGGCCCGCGAGGTCAACGGCGTGTTCGATCTGGGCGGCGGCGCGTCGCGCATTGTCGGTCAGTTGCGGGAGCGCATCCCCGGCGCGACGGTCAACCATTCCCAGGGCGTGTCGGTGGAGGTCGGCGAGAAGCAGGCCGCCATCGATTTGGAGATCGTCGCCGAGTACGGCGTTGCGATCGCCGATCTGGCCAACGGCATTCGCCGCAATGTGATCGCCGCGATCGAGAAGATGACCGGCTTGGAGGTCACCGAGGTCAACATCACCGTCAACGACGTGCACGTCGAAGACGACAGCGACGACGACACCAGCACCGACAGCAGCCGCCCGGCTCGGGTGCAGTAG
- a CDS encoding anti-sigma factor antagonist (This anti-anti-sigma factor, or anti-sigma factor antagonist, belongs to a family that includes characterized members SpoIIAA, RsbV, RsfA, and RsfB.) → MNTSVSTFYPGLRLSKCLAAALIDPHSMLRITAERVGSAVVVHAGGEIDARNTTTWRCVLDEVTAAAVAPGPVVIDLDGLDFLSCSAFAALSEAADRCRSQGIPLRLVSTRSAVDRVLAATGWQDQLPVFGDVWAAVDTDNTPAAASLDSAL, encoded by the coding sequence ATGAACACCTCCGTCTCCACCTTTTACCCTGGTCTGCGGCTCAGTAAGTGTCTTGCTGCCGCACTCATCGATCCGCACAGCATGCTGCGCATCACCGCCGAGCGCGTCGGATCCGCGGTGGTGGTGCACGCCGGCGGCGAGATCGATGCACGCAACACCACCACCTGGCGATGCGTGCTCGATGAGGTCACGGCCGCCGCGGTCGCTCCCGGCCCGGTCGTGATCGATCTCGACGGGCTCGATTTCCTGAGTTGTTCGGCGTTCGCGGCGCTCAGCGAGGCCGCCGACCGGTGCCGATCGCAAGGGATCCCGCTGCGTCTGGTCAGCACCCGATCCGCGGTGGACCGGGTGCTGGCAGCCACCGGCTGGCAGGACCAGTTGCCCGTCTTTGGTGATGTGTGGGCCGCAGTCGATACCGACAACACGCCCGCCGCGGCCAGCCTCGACAGCGCCCTCTAA
- a CDS encoding alkaline shock response membrane anchor protein AmaP gives MTGTATVIDRIAALVLGVLLAAVGAAMVIWTTHLIDGTPVYLTAPGLVSAAATAWWPWAVTAAGVLLVLLGLRWLATHRPARRARDLTLAESNLSEGCLSANLGSLADAAAAELRERPAIASASGKAVIDRGKPSIHLDVTAAGTDALAHAAHAADEVAATTVGMLGDAIAVQTRLHVNTRKTQARRLA, from the coding sequence ATGACCGGTACCGCCACCGTCATCGACCGCATCGCCGCCCTCGTCCTCGGAGTTCTGCTCGCGGCCGTCGGTGCTGCCATGGTGATCTGGACAACCCACCTCATCGACGGCACCCCGGTCTACCTGACCGCGCCGGGGCTGGTGTCGGCCGCCGCAACGGCGTGGTGGCCCTGGGCCGTCACCGCCGCAGGAGTCTTGCTGGTGCTGCTCGGCCTGCGCTGGCTGGCCACCCACCGGCCCGCCCGCCGCGCCCGCGATCTCACCCTGGCGGAAAGCAATCTGTCCGAAGGGTGCCTGTCGGCCAACCTGGGATCGTTGGCCGACGCCGCGGCCGCCGAACTGCGCGAGCGCCCCGCCATCGCGTCAGCCAGCGGCAAAGCCGTCATCGACCGCGGCAAACCCAGCATCCACCTCGATGTCACCGCCGCTGGCACCGACGCCCTGGCCCACGCCGCGCACGCCGCTGATGAGGTCGCCGCCACCACCGTGGGCATGCTCGGCGACGCCATCGCCGTCCAAACCCGCCTGCACGTCAACACCCGCAAAACCCAAGCCCGGCGACTCGCATAA
- a CDS encoding ATP-dependent DNA ligase, producing the protein MPTTRTKPAVRDAAYAPMLATLGAPPQGTGRAVEVKADGQRGTIVVADGAVTVFSRNGTDITSLGVGVLRMVENPTSRR; encoded by the coding sequence GTGCCCACCACCAGGACTAAGCCCGCCGTGCGCGACGCCGCGTACGCGCCGATGCTGGCCACCCTGGGCGCCCCGCCCCAGGGCACCGGGCGGGCCGTGGAAGTGAAGGCCGACGGCCAGCGCGGCACGATCGTCGTGGCCGACGGCGCCGTCACCGTGTTCTCGCGCAACGGCACCGACATCACTTCTCTCGGGGTCGGCGTGTTGCGAATGGTCGAAAACCCTACGTCACGGCGCTGA